GCGGCTTTGGATGAAAAAATTGGTATAGCGACAATACCGTATACTTTTGATAATTATCAAGAAGCAAGACAGATTATTGATACAACAGGTGGAGAATTTTATAAAGAACGCTTAGCAGAAAAAGGAATTACTTATTTAGGTTCATTTCATAATGGTTTTAGACAAATTTCAAATAGTAAACATGAAGTGCGTACACCAGAAGATGTACAAGGTTTAAAAATTCGTGTTCCAGGTGGAGAAGTTTATATGGATTTTTTCCGTACATTAGGTGCTGACCCAATAGCTATGAGTTGGAGTGAAGTATTCACAGCTATTCAACAAGGTACTATTGATGGACAAGAAAATGGTGTTAGTATTACAAAATCTTCCAAGATGAATGAAGTACAAAAATATATAACACTGTGGAATTATTCATATGAAAATGATTTGTTTATAGCTAATTCTAAAATATGGAATTCACTTGAACCTAAAACACAAGAATTATTGAGAGAAAAAGCAAGAGAAGCTTGTGAGTGGGGCCGCGATCAAGTAGAGCAAGAAGAAGATGTAATAATTCAAGAATTTAGAGATGATGAAATTATAGTTACAGAACTTTCTCCAACAGAATTAAATGCATTTAAAGAAGCTGTTGAACCAGTTAGAGAAAAATTTATTCAACAGTATGGTGCAGATAATTATGCTGCGTTTTGTTTAAATCCGTGATAAGGAGAGGAGTTTTATAATGTCTACATTCGATAAAATATTTGGCAAGATTGAAGAGATTATTGCTGGTATATGTTTAATTGTAATGTCAGTATTAGCATTTGCTAATGTTTGTGCACGTTATTTCTTCCATGCGTCATTTTCTTTTTCAGATGAGATAACGACATATCTATTTGTTTTATTAAGTCTTATGGGGGCAGCTATAGCGGCTAAACGTCATGAACATTTAGGATTTACTGTTATTGAAGATTTAGTTTCTCCAAAAATAAAACGAGTTTTAAATTTTATAAGTTACTTAATGGCAGTAGTTTTTTCGGCATTGATTTTTTACTATGGAATTTTAATGGTAATTAGTCAATATAATTTGGAACAAAAAACAGCTAATATGCAGTGGCCAGAATGGATTTTTGGTTCTTTTGTTCCAATTGGAGCGTTTTTTGTACTTGTAAGATTTTTACAGATACTCATTCATATTATTAAAGGTAAAAATCGCAAAGAAGAACGTAAAGCTTTAGAACAACAACGTCAGGAGGAGATGATGTAAGATGATATCGGCAATTTTATTTATATCATTTGCTTTTTTTCTATTAATTGGTACGCCTATTGCAATCTGTCTTGGAATGTCTAGTGTATTTGCTATAATCGCTGATAGTGCAGGTCGACCAATGGAAGCAGTACTCAGTGTTGTTCCAATGTTAGTATCTTCATCAAGTAGTAAGTTCGTATTATTAGCAATTCCATTCTTTATCTTGAGCGGTAATATCATGGAAAAAGCTGGTATTTCTGAAAAGTTAATTCGCTTAGCGGAAGTTTGCGTTGGTCATATAACAGGCGGTTTAGCTATTATTTGCGTTGTTGTTGCATGTTTTTTCGCAGCTATATCAGGTTCGGGTCCAGCAACAGTAGCAGCTTTAGGTATGATTATAATTCCAGCAATGATTTTTGCAGGATATAATCCTCAGTTTTCATCGGCTTTAATGGCGGCAGCTTCGGCAATTGGTGTAATTATTCCGCCTAGTATAACATTTGTTATTTTTGGTTCTATCACAGATACTTCAATTGGTTCATTATTTATTGCTGGCTTAATTCCAGGAATTATAATGGGTATCGGTCTTTTAGCTGTTGCTTTGTGGAAAGGCCGTAAAATGAAATTGGAAGTAATGGAAAAAGCAACAAATAAAGAAAGATGGCTCGCTTTTAAAGATGCTATTTGGGGTCTTATGATGCCAGTAATTATCCTTGGTGGTATTTATGGTGGTATTTTTACGCCTACAGAAAGTGCAGCTGTTGCTGTTGTTTACGGTTTATTTGTTGGTATATTCATTTATAAGAAAATACATTTTAAAGAATTTTGTCATTTATTAATTGATTCTGCTAGTACTACTGCCGTTGTTATGTTTATAACAGCTGCAGCAACTATTTTTGCTTATGTACTTACACGTGCTAAATTAAATACAATTATTGGGGATG
The window above is part of the Megamonas hypermegale genome. Proteins encoded here:
- a CDS encoding DctP family TRAP transporter solute-binding subunit; translated protein: MKKLSFILIVFLCAFFTGCSSDSDKSVNNNNNSEYQKIELVMAVNGTDTQIDTKVANKFSELVSEASGGNVTVSVYPNDQLASGNATKGIEMLAVGSVDLAAYATSVMAALDEKIGIATIPYTFDNYQEARQIIDTTGGEFYKERLAEKGITYLGSFHNGFRQISNSKHEVRTPEDVQGLKIRVPGGEVYMDFFRTLGADPIAMSWSEVFTAIQQGTIDGQENGVSITKSSKMNEVQKYITLWNYSYENDLFIANSKIWNSLEPKTQELLREKAREACEWGRDQVEQEEDVIIQEFRDDEIIVTELSPTELNAFKEAVEPVREKFIQQYGADNYAAFCLNP
- a CDS encoding TRAP transporter small permease, with translation MSTFDKIFGKIEEIIAGICLIVMSVLAFANVCARYFFHASFSFSDEITTYLFVLLSLMGAAIAAKRHEHLGFTVIEDLVSPKIKRVLNFISYLMAVVFSALIFYYGILMVISQYNLEQKTANMQWPEWIFGSFVPIGAFFVLVRFLQILIHIIKGKNRKEERKALEQQRQEEMM
- a CDS encoding TRAP transporter large permease codes for the protein MISAILFISFAFFLLIGTPIAICLGMSSVFAIIADSAGRPMEAVLSVVPMLVSSSSSKFVLLAIPFFILSGNIMEKAGISEKLIRLAEVCVGHITGGLAIICVVVACFFAAISGSGPATVAALGMIIIPAMIFAGYNPQFSSALMAAASAIGVIIPPSITFVIFGSITDTSIGSLFIAGLIPGIIMGIGLLAVALWKGRKMKLEVMEKATNKERWLAFKDAIWGLMMPVIILGGIYGGIFTPTESAAVAVVYGLFVGIFIYKKIHFKEFCHLLIDSASTTAVVMFITAAATIFAYVLTRAKLNTIIGDAIYNFTGDSTILFLILVNIVFLIAGCFLDSTSALYIFVPLFMPVALTLGIDPIHFGVVIIVNLAIGLFTPPVGMNLYVACGLGKVSLKELSIAILPFVIVSLVVLLLITYIPQISLFLVQ